TTTGTTCCAGTAAATGTTGAAGTGATTGAGCCAGAAGTCTGTCATGACTTCCTGCAATTGCCGCCGGCTATATACCGCCCGGACGAGTCTCTGCGACTGGAGGTCCTGGAGCACTTGCTCAGGCGGCTGCATGCCTTTATCCCGAAGCATTTCCCGGATGCGCCGGCGGGAATCCGGATCGGCCGTATTGACCTTCATCCGGCGCGCAAACTGCTGAGGCTTTGGGTATTTATTAATGATTTCGGAGGTGCTCATCCGTATCGAAGGGAACGCTGCCAGCCGCTCGTCGGCAGAGTGATCGTCAATCCTGTCCGGATGCAGCTGTTCGTCAAGGTGCTTGTCGCCGCCAACCTGCTGTATCCGCTCGACTTCTCCAGGCTGCGGCCCGAAGCTGATCCGGCTCAGCAGGTGTTTGATGTCCTGCATGGTTGTATAGACAGCCGGAAGAGACAACAGGTCTAACCAGACGCAGGAACTTCAGCGGTTTTCTGTTTTCGGGAGTTCTTACACTCCCGTTCTTAACGCGCGTACGATCGTGAATCTTGTCGCAAGCCGCGCCGGAAGAAGGCCGCCGACCAGGCCCATGATGGCGGCAAAGCAAACACCCTGTATCATCAACAGCGGCGTGACTTTGAAATTGAACGCAACTTCCGAGAACGTCGTAAAGTTTCCTGTGCCGGTAGAAATGCCGTTCATCGGCAAAGCCAGAATGCAGCCCAGAATTCCACCGAGCACTCCAAGCAAAAGCGACTCGAACATGAACGACAACATGATGTTGCCTTTCTGGAAACCGAGCACTCGCAGCGTTGCGATCTCACGGGTCCGATATGCCGTTGCGGTGTACATCGTGTTCATGACTGCAAGACATGAACCGATCGACATGATAGCCGCAATCAGATACCCCAGCACTTTGATGGGCGTCGCCGTTCCGGACTGAGCCTCGAAATACTCCTTTTGTCTGAAGACATCGAGCTGAAGCCGGCGATCGCCGGCCAACCGCCGGCGAATACTCTCCACACTGGCTTGATCGGCGCAGCGGACGAGCAAAGAGCTGTACACGTACCGTTTGGACTCGCCGGATATCTGGTT
This window of the Terriglobia bacterium genome carries:
- a CDS encoding ABC transporter permease, encoding MIPVKYNIRSLIVRRIGTIMTVLGVAVTVAVFVSVLAMVHGLESTYVDSGEPLNLILIRQSSQAETNSFFDRSLKPIVEATQGVTAVAGEIITVINHTRVNGDTANVIVRGVSDESLELRPKLKIVEGRMFRLGLREIIVSRSISKRFKDAQIGGKMKIGRSTWDVVGVFDASRTAYDSEVWGDYNQISGESKRYVYSSLLVRCADQASVESIRRRLAGDRRLQLDVFRQKEYFEAQSGTATPIKVLGYLIAAIMSIGSCLAVMNTMYTATAYRTREIATLRVLGFQKGNIMLSFMFESLLLGVLGGILGCILALPMNGISTGTGNFTTFSEVAFNFKVTPLLMIQGVCFAAIMGLVGGLLPARLATRFTIVRALRTGV